A stretch of DNA from Rhizobacter sp.:
CCGACACCACCGCCCAGCAGGTCTACGCCGACGAGCCCGACGGCGAATGGCGGCTCGCGCGGGCGAAGCGGCTGCATGAAGCCGTCTGAGCTGCCATTGCCGGTGCGCGATGGGGTGGGCCCGAGCTGTGTCGCTCTGCCGTCGGGTGGCTGGCCCACGATCGCAGCCTTCCTGATCGAGCGCTTTGACCGCATCGACGCGGCCACCTGGCGATCGCGCATCGACGCAGGCGAAGTGGTCGATGCTCGCGGCCAACGGGTACGTCACGACACACCCTACGAGCCGAACCTCAAGGTCTATTACTACCGCAGCCCGCCGGCCGAGCGGCCGTTCCCGCAACAGGAATCGGTGCTGTATCAAGACGACTGGATCGTCGTCGCCGACAAACCGCACTTCATGCCGGTGACACCTTCGGGCCGGCACCTGCACGAGACGCTGCTGGTACGTCTGAAGCGCAGGCTCGGCATCGACACGCTCGCACCCGTGCACCGCATCGACCGCGACACCGCCGGACTCGTGCTCTTCAGCGTGCAGCCGCAGACGCGAGGCGCTTACCAATCAGTGTTTCGCGAGCGCAGCGCCCGCAAGGTCTACGAGGCGATTGCGCCGCTGCGGCCCGATCTCGAATGGCCGATGACGCTGCGCAACCGGCTGGTCGACGGCGACAACTTCATGACCATGCGCGAGGAGCCTGGCGAGCCGAACAGCGAAACGCTGATCGAGCTGGTGGAGGCAAAGGGCGGCTTCGGCCGCTATCGCCTGCAACCGCTGAGCGGCAAGCGGCACCAGCTGCGGGTTCACATGGCGGGGCTGGGGCTCCCCTTGGTGAACGACGGGATCTACCCCGTGTTGCTGCCCGAGTGCGAGGTGCCGGACTTTGACAAGCCGCTGCAGCTCGTCGCGCGTGAACTGCAGTTCACCGACCCGGTGACGGGCGCGTCACGTTCGTTCGAGAGCGCTTACCGCTTGGCGCTGTAGTTCGCCATGACCTCGCCGAGGCGAATGGCACCACCGGGCTGCCACGCGCTGTTGAACGCGAGGTCGCCCTTGGGGAAGAGCAT
This window harbors:
- a CDS encoding pseudouridine synthase, translated to MKPSELPLPVRDGVGPSCVALPSGGWPTIAAFLIERFDRIDAATWRSRIDAGEVVDARGQRVRHDTPYEPNLKVYYYRSPPAERPFPQQESVLYQDDWIVVADKPHFMPVTPSGRHLHETLLVRLKRRLGIDTLAPVHRIDRDTAGLVLFSVQPQTRGAYQSVFRERSARKVYEAIAPLRPDLEWPMTLRNRLVDGDNFMTMREEPGEPNSETLIELVEAKGGFGRYRLQPLSGKRHQLRVHMAGLGLPLVNDGIYPVLLPECEVPDFDKPLQLVARELQFTDPVTGASRSFESAYRLAL